A stretch of DNA from Oscillatoria salina IIICB1:
AATCTCACTCTGGTATTACTTCAATTATCCAACTTTTCACAGTTGTTAAACAACGCCAAAAAGATAATTTAGCCAAGCACAAAAATGCCAAATTACCTTTCTTCTCCAGCCGTTCGAGGGCATTAAAGACAAAAAAATATTCTCAATTTGACTGGCTCGCTAAAACTTCACCTATCAGCACCAGGAACACTGATAGCTCCTTTTAGTGTCGGCAATCTGCAATTCGATAGAGAATCCAAATACCTCGAATGATGGATTTAAATAAGTATCTGAGAAAAATATAATGAGAGTAGAGTGAAAAAATATTTTTTGGCTTACATTTGCTGAAATACTCGCTCAGTTAATTAAATAGTTTAAACGATCGCCCCCAGATCGATTGTGAAGTTTTTTAAGAGAACTAAATACTTATGTTAAATCGAAATCATTCAGAGAAATCCCTAATCAAAAAAACAGGAATGAGCCTAGGCGCGATCGCACTCGGCTTAACTACCTTAGTCCTACCAGCTTGTAATAATAACGAAGAAATACGAGAAGGTAGAGATAACGCCACTACAGAAGATGTTTCCGAAATAGGTGAGAATGGTAGCGATATCGTCGGCAAAGAAATCACGATCCGAAGCCAAGTAGAAGAAACAGTAGGTAACACTGGCTTTGTGCTTCAAAGTCAAGCTGGCGAAGAAATCCTCGTTATTAATAGTACTGGTGCTGACTTTAGAGTTCCCGCGATCGAAGTTCCGGTACAAGTCACAGGTGAAGCTGTCGAATTAGTAGTCGCCGATGTGGAAAACGAATATGGTCTCGATTTAGAAGACGAGCTATATGTAGACTACGAACAGCAACCTGCTATTATTGCTGAATCTTTAGCTCTTGCTCCTACTCCCGAAGACTTAGCAGAAGTTCCTAATGGTTATTTTAATCAAGAGATTGCCGTGGAAGGACAAGTAAGAGAACTTGACTCTCCCAACGCCTTCGCCTTATTTGAAGATGGTTGGGTAGATGATTACGGAGTCTTAGTCATCGGTATTAGTCGCAATCTTAAAGCTGAAGATAGCCCGATTCAAGAAGGCGAAAACGTTACCGTTACAGGCGTAGCACGCGAGTTCGATGGAGCGCTACTAGAACAAGAAGCGGCTGAACTCGGTTGGACTGACGAAGATATCGCTGAATTCGAGTCTCGATACAGTAACAGACCCGTAATTGTCGCCGATAGTATTTATCCCTCCGCGATCGATAATAAGTAATTATTTCGCCACAAAATTAAGTTTTTCCCCCTAAGTCTAGTCACAAACAAAGGACTTAGTAACCCCTAAAGTTGTTGAATTCAATCCGAGAATAATATGGTTAGAGACAGAGAAATCAGAGAAAGAGAACTTAGAGAAGAACAAGTAAAAGGAGTTCCCGAAAGAGGTACCTACAAACGCGCAGTTGGTGTCTTCAAAAAGCGCGAAGACCTCGAAGATGTTATCCGGGATATCAAAGGCGCTGGCTTTGACATGGAGAGAGTCTCCATTTTGGCGCGTAACGTCGAAGATGTCGAAGGTTCCAAAGAAATTACCGAAAAACATGGTAATGAAGCCAAAGAAGGAGCTGGAATCGGCGCTACTACTGGTACAGTCCTCGGTGGTGTTGGTGGTTTTCTCGTCGGTGTAGGCTTATTGGCTATTCCTGGTATCGGTCCGGTATTAGCCGCAGGAGCAGAAATCTCCGCCCTAGCATCTACTTTAGCAGGAGCTGGAATCGGTGCTGCTAGTGGTGGTATTATCGGAGCCTTAGTTGGTTTAGGTATTCCCGAAGAAAAAGCGAAAGTATACGAAGATCGCGTGAAAGCTGGCGATTATCTAATCATGGTTAGCGGTACTGATGACGATGTTAACCGCGTCCGAGATATTATGCGGAAGCGTCATGTGGAAGATTTTGATATCTTCGATACTCCGTCTCAGACAGTTAGTGAAGCAACAGCGACAACCAACGTAAAGCGTGAAGCGACACCGACAACTAATGTAAAACGCATGGAAACCCATGAGGAAGTTGTCACTGAGGACGTTAAAAGTCGCGATCTCACTGGCGATGGCGATGCTGAGGTAGTTATCGTCGATAAGCGCAAAGAAGTTCGCTAATTTTAGATTTTAGCCTGCTTTGGTGGGTTTGAATCTTAAACTGAATTTTCGAGGGTGCGTTTTCCACGCATCCTCTTCTGCTGTGAGGAAAAATAATTACTTACCCCAGCAAGTTTTCCCACTGCTGCTTGGGGTTTTAAGGGAAGTAAAATCAAAGCAAACACTAATAGACGCAGGAAACGTAAAGTAAAGATAGTTTTGTTGCTATACTTGGCTAAGGCTAGTAGATAACCATAGGTACTATATTCGAGCTTTTTACTCATATTTCTATTCGTAATTGAAGAAGGTTCGTGAATTACTGCTAGTTGTTGAGTAACGCCGACAATATGACCTTGATTTTTGTAGCGCCAGCAAAAGTCAAAGTCTTCGTAATAAAGAAAATAAGCTGGATCGAATTCAGGACATTTGACAAAGTTTTGCAAATTAATTAAAAAGCTACAACCGCTTACCCAGTCGCAAGTTACATAGCTAAGATCGGGATTTTCCGTTAGTAAATCTACAGCTAAAATAGCACCTCGTTGAGGTAGGAAAATTCCTCCAGCAAACCAAATTTTATCGTCTGGAGTATAGATAGTTGTACCAAGTAAAGAAACTTCGGGATATTCCTTGAAAAAATCCCTAACTTGTGCTAAAGAAATTTCCTTGAGATAAGCATCGGGATTAACGATCCAGACAATACTGTCAGCCGCGATCGCGCTAATCCATTTTAAGC
This window harbors:
- a CDS encoding histidine kinase, with product MVRDREIRERELREEQVKGVPERGTYKRAVGVFKKREDLEDVIRDIKGAGFDMERVSILARNVEDVEGSKEITEKHGNEAKEGAGIGATTGTVLGGVGGFLVGVGLLAIPGIGPVLAAGAEISALASTLAGAGIGAASGGIIGALVGLGIPEEKAKVYEDRVKAGDYLIMVSGTDDDVNRVRDIMRKRHVEDFDIFDTPSQTVSEATATTNVKREATPTTNVKRMETHEEVVTEDVKSRDLTGDGDAEVVIVDKRKEVR
- a CDS encoding glycosyltransferase; translation: MAIDFLIVNYYSTSLIAKLLESIPPEEDFEYRVAIVNNSPDDKSIYQLETDRVKILTPSTNLGFGGGCNFGLKWISAIAADSIVWIVNPDAYLKEISLAQVRDFFKEYPEVSLLGTTIYTPDDKIWFAGGIFLPQRGAILAVDLLTENPDLSYVTCDWVSGCSFLINLQNFVKCPEFDPAYFLYYEDFDFCWRYKNQGHIVGVTQQLAVIHEPSSITNRNMSKKLEYSTYGYLLALAKYSNKTIFTLRFLRLLVFALILLPLKPQAAVGKLAGVSNYFSSQQKRMRGKRTLENSV